A genome region from Brevinematales bacterium includes the following:
- the lnt gene encoding apolipoprotein N-acyltransferase yields the protein MRPIFQKSSKLWPHVIWLAWAVGYAFCFPTYNMSFLIWIIFVPVLVFAYRQPYNKTVFYSFFYSLLFWVMTLFWLMAFHEISLPFLVPAYSLYNAFFFFCIAFVAKKLPKLRVFALPVFWVANELLRSTGYVGFQWNLIGDTQWQSLYVLQSADIWGVYGVSFLILLVNSVLAEVIHSWIETKKLGEAIVKHRALLIVVGAVMAANLVYGIITYHYYDDIAKKSEQAKIALMQPNTGSFDDWWGTMGETYGKLWTLNAEAALKDPDIIVWSETMLRNSVWVYMQQYGADAEINRFNMRFISMPFEFDTPILFAHPEKGTDGHNYNSVDYIDPRIPGYKTYCKIHLTPFGEWLPYYYLIPPLKTMIESLGAASYAPAKDFVIFAGRKGKFAVMICFEDIFSILARKFILKGVNYFLNSTNDGWAYRFQIGGPFPLWQHIAGVAGVAIAVRRPIARAVNTGVSGVVMPNGSMDISPVPIYQQGFYVADVPVIDEQIVTLYVRFGYLFPYIVAILALAGMAFAVFGVKHEPGKENV from the coding sequence CATCTGGATCATCTTCGTCCCGGTACTCGTGTTCGCCTACCGGCAGCCTTACAATAAAACCGTCTTTTATTCATTTTTCTACAGCCTGCTTTTCTGGGTAATGACCCTGTTCTGGCTGATGGCGTTCCACGAGATCAGTCTGCCGTTCCTGGTGCCCGCATACTCCCTCTATAACGCGTTTTTCTTCTTCTGCATCGCGTTCGTCGCGAAGAAGCTCCCGAAACTGCGGGTATTCGCGCTCCCGGTATTCTGGGTCGCCAACGAATTATTGCGGTCTACCGGGTATGTCGGGTTCCAATGGAACCTGATCGGCGATACGCAGTGGCAGAGCCTGTACGTCCTGCAGAGCGCCGATATCTGGGGCGTGTACGGCGTCAGTTTCCTGATCCTGCTCGTCAACTCGGTGCTCGCCGAAGTGATTCATTCGTGGATAGAAACGAAAAAGCTCGGCGAGGCGATTGTAAAACACCGCGCGCTTCTGATAGTCGTCGGCGCGGTTATGGCCGCCAATCTGGTCTATGGTATTATCACCTATCACTACTACGACGACATCGCGAAAAAGTCCGAACAGGCGAAGATCGCGCTGATGCAGCCGAATACCGGCTCGTTCGACGACTGGTGGGGCACGATGGGGGAGACCTACGGGAAGCTGTGGACTCTCAACGCCGAAGCCGCGCTCAAAGACCCCGACATTATCGTATGGTCGGAGACAATGCTCCGCAACAGCGTATGGGTCTATATGCAGCAGTACGGGGCGGACGCTGAGATCAACCGTTTTAATATGCGGTTCATCTCGATGCCCTTCGAATTCGATACCCCTATCCTGTTCGCGCACCCCGAGAAGGGGACGGACGGGCATAACTATAACTCGGTCGATTATATCGATCCGCGCATCCCGGGATACAAGACCTACTGCAAGATTCACCTGACCCCGTTCGGCGAATGGCTCCCGTACTATTATCTGATACCGCCGCTGAAAACAATGATCGAATCCCTCGGGGCGGCGAGCTATGCCCCCGCGAAGGATTTTGTTATATTCGCCGGGCGTAAGGGAAAGTTCGCGGTAATGATCTGCTTCGAGGATATTTTCTCCATCCTCGCGCGCAAGTTTATCCTGAAAGGGGTGAACTATTTCCTGAATTCCACTAACGACGGATGGGCGTACCGTTTCCAGATCGGCGGGCCGTTCCCGTTGTGGCAGCATATCGCAGGAGTCGCGGGGGTAGCGATAGCGGTCAGACGTCCTATCGCGCGCGCGGTCAACACCGGGGTTTCCGGTGTGGTGATGCCCAACGGGTCGATGGATATTTCGCCTGTGCCGATCTACCAGCAGGGATTCTATGTCGCCGACGTACCGGTCATCGACGAGCAGATTGTGACGCTGTATGTCCGGTTCGGATACTTATTCCCGTATATCGTCGCCATCCTCGCGCTTGCCGGAATGGCATTCGCCGTATTCGGGGTGAAGCACGAGCCCGGTAAGGAAAATGTTTAA